The nucleotide window TTTGTGTCTCATGAGCATTTTGGTATGACAACTAAAATTTTGAAGACATTATCAAAAAATTCCTTCTCTTGTCATATTGTAAGACTAGAGAATCTCTATGTTAGCTGCACAttctataatataattttacacaAACAACTAAGGCAATATTAATTGAATAATgagaataaaaattattatcattTCAGGTTACAATATGTATCTTAGACGAAGTACCTCTAAGTTTTTGTATGGCAATTGTTTTGGAGATATAAAAAGAGCTTCAATATTATATCCTCCAATAACTTTGATCTTACCATCACTGCATACAACATACAACAGAGTTGAAAGCGGCCACATCAGTATTCAAAGATATAGAATAAACCCCCAAAACCCATGCAGACCCTACCATTTAAGAGGCAAAGAAGTACATAAAAACATACatttaaaaaggaaaaactGCAAAAGATTGAGATCGATTAACGATTCATTTTGAATCATGTCATTCTTCAGCTTCTTTGTTGACGTACTCTTAGGAGCAGCCAAGTTCCAAAATCTATTAATCTCTTAAAGGTTTCTATTGTCTAGGTGCTTCatctataattttcaaattgatCCAAAATATATATTCTTAGTAATATATCAAACAGAAACCTCAAATAAAATATGCCAGTCTCTCAAAAAATTTGCTCATATTTCTTTCTCTTTCCCAATGCTGCCACTGGATTACCAATATCCTTTTGTTGGCTTCTATATGaagcaaatacaaataaaatttaccttttaagaAATATAATTTTTGCCATTCCCTACTAATTGCGCTCAACAATAATGTTTTCCAATAATGCATTGAAGaaacttttaaacaaatgaTGTGAATCTTCAAAACTTTACATGGACCTAAAAACAGTTTGATGTAAAACAACAACTTGAGAAGATACAAGAGTTAGCTAGAGTCATCAAAATTGTTAACTTCGCTTAACTAACATGATACTATCTCCGTCCATATTTGGTTGTGAAGCAATTGACAGTTCATCTTAGGTTTAAATAAATAGTGGCATAAATAAACCCCCACTAGTTCTTTAATATCTATcatcattttcatttctaaaattGAATAATGTCCAAAAATCAAATGCAACTTTCCTCAACATCCAAAACCTACTGCACACATCAATACAACAAAAACAATTGACAGCATACGGATAAATTATGAACTGACAGTGTTCCAATGGCTAACAGCTGCTGAATTGGATCAATAGCAAGAATAGAACTGCTACTGGGAATGCCAAAGTGCATTAGAATATGCGGATTTAAGTCTTCCGGCTTAAGATTTCCATGTTGTGCACCCTGCTTCATTACGAACAAAAATCGTTAAATGCTAACAATTATACACAAAGAGAAGAACAAAATAAGGTTTGAATCTGATAATTAAAATGATTGCAGATTAATGAAATTCAGGGCAAAATTAACTAGAAATCACAAAGAGAAGCTATGCATACcttatgttgatgatgatgacgatgaatGGCTTTCTGTATGAAGTGTTTCGCGAACATTGTCGTCGAAGAATCTGAAATGGAAGATCAACACTGGAAATCAAACAGGACATTACAACTTTTTGGGTGATTAAcagaatttaaatttgatttttctcCTCACATTCACTGATCTCAGCTATGTTTTAGATTTATTGtctaaaaacaattaaaaaagattGGATGTAACAAATGGGGATGTAGCTCAGATGGTAGAGCGCTCGCTTAGCATGCGAGAGGTACGGGGATCGATACCCCGCATctccaaaatttatttttttcaattttgtcaAACACCATCACTTTCCTTCAAATTTGGATAATTATTACGAACTGTTCTATATTTTCTTCTCTTAGAAGTTCGTGCCATTACAACTCTCTATTAtctcacatttttttttttcaatcaccCAAATCACTAAATGACTATCCAATCTTCTTCTCCTACAACTAAAGgtgtgttttttcttttttcccacCCTATTTTTGTTGATGTAATTGTATTTCATATGATTTTGTTGCATGGGTCTATTTTAATTACATGATTAtgcatttttttcattgttaatgCAGTTTTTAGCtgaatgattttttattttgatgtaaGAAAAACTTACCCTTTTCTTATTTTGTACTAGTATGAATCGTTTCATGTTTGGATTGCGAAATAGAagcgtttaattcatcaaattcAGGGAAAATTGAAACTTCATACATATCTTCGATTCATGAATGATATGGGTTtttgtatttgatttttatgATAGATCATTCatgttatttaaaacaaattcTGAGCTGATCAATCAATTTGTTCCTGTCATGTTTGGCAATCCTTTGATGTTTAGATGATTAATTTCCTAGGTCATTGTTGGAGATTTATGTGAATTTGTAGATTGAATTTTGCATATTATCTTTATTGGCTGCCTTATTTAACTAATTTGGGTTAAACTTAATGGACTGATTTGTGTGATCTTGAGATTTGTTGATTGAATTTTGTGCTGTTTGTTGAGCAGATCACCTACAGAAGGAACCCAGGAGTTCATATTTCAATCTTCCACCGCTTGATGTATCCGTTGCATTTCCACAGGCTAAACCTGCATCTGTGTTTCCTCCTTGTGGTGATATTCCCATTCAAGTTTTTGTTCGAATTCGGATAGAGTGTGTTGTAGTTTCTGGATCGAGTTCCAaataattgttgtttttgttaaagaaaatgtgtTGGATGCTTATGTGTGAACATAAAATGCATTTGGAAATGACTTTGTATTACACTTGTTAGGTCTAAGAGGGCAAGCTACCTAGAGCGAGTTTCCCACATACAATAATTGTGCAAAATACCAAAGCAAGAACAATTGTGAAGCAAGAAAGAACAATAGAATAGAACATAATTTTGAAGAATAAAGGTGAATAAATAAAACAAGAGCGAACACACCAATTTGAGAGGCGGGGAAATCTTGTAATTTGATGTCGATTCTCAATGGAGCGGAACATTTTCAGTTCTTTGGTTTCAAATTATTATGGGTTTTAGTAAAATAACGTTCAAATATGTGTGCTTCATACCTATGTGAAATTGTGGATGATGTTTGCAATCAAGGGTCTAAAACACTACAATTTCTCTATTATTACAACATACAACAGTTAGGTAGCGTACGTCCGACCCAATCCCAACTAGGTGGGAGCTCTTTagtggcattggggtaatgatATGTAGTGTTGTTGTGTGTGGAACTTAATTTTAGTATCTTTATCAACTATATGAAGCTTTGCCTCGATTATCACCATTTTTAGTTATCAAGCTCTATTATTTAAAATCTTTTACTTCAGGAAGTTTATCTTTGGTGTTTAACCAAAAGAATTACTCATGTAGTTTCACTTTGCATTGTAGTATCTGACTACTATCAGTTTGATGAGTTGTTGAATGATGAGGAGAGGGCTATTCGCGCAAAAGTTAGAGAGTGCATGGAAAAAGAAGTTGCGCCTATCATGGCAGAGGTGGTTTGCATACATCCTTGTTACTCGGATTCTTCTGTCATATCCTTATTTGGGTTGTTTTGCTATGGGTTATTCTCTCTTTGTATTTTCTTGATGGTTTTACTCATTGTCAcgtgattcactaatctccttgcgaatggcgaatcaaaaaacaaattatgattggttttgggctattttagtgTTGTTTTGAGCAAATCGCAAAATTgaaaagcgaattatgttacgCTGGTTTCATTATTGTTTGGATATAGTAACACATTTTTCTCAAGTGCAGTACTGGGAAAAGGCAGAATTTCCATTCCAGATTATTCCAAAGTTGGGGGCCTTGCACATCTCCggtgggacaattaaggtgattAGATCTATTGTGCTTTACTTTTTTATGTTTTGGCCAATTTGCATGGGATAGATATTTATGTGTTCCAGTCATCAGGGTTATGGTTGTCCAGGCCTATCCATTATCGGAAGTGCTATTGCTACAGCGGAAGTTGCTAGAGTTGATGCCAGTTGTTCTACGTTTATACTGGTGCATTCTTCTCTGGCAATGCTAACGATTGGTGACCTCCTGAACTTTCTtaaagtttgtttttgtttgctTGTACGTTTGTTAAACTTTGAATTTAGTTCATACCTTATATCAAGCCTCTTAATTGACGTTTATTGGATAGCaaaatttgatgataaattataattttgggCAATTGTGGTTTTCTGTTGATACAGCATTGTGTGGATCAGAAGATCAAAAGCAGAAATATTTGCCTTCTTTAGCACAATTAAAAACTGTAGCATGTTGGGTAATATTTTCTTCTTCAACTACTAATTTCTTTGGTTGGGTTGTGGCATAAAGTACAAATGCGGTATGCGGTATGCAGTATGCGGTAAtgggagtgatgcggttatcgtTACTCCTAAATATCGGTCAAAACCGTAAAATATCCCTTGATACGGCCTAAAACATGTTTTTTATAGACCTTTACAACACAGGAAATAACGGTTCAAtgtttttgaaaacctttacaacgcgtcTGACGCGATGCGATGCGACCTTGTTTTTATTCCGTGGGTCGTGGAAGGTTTGTGTATAATCTTCATTGTTCTCTTCATTTGGGATAGGCATTGACTGAGCCTGACAATGGAAGTGATGCAAGTGGGCTACAAACAACTGCTACAAAGGTTTGATCTCCCTCtctactctctctctctctatctatctatctCCTATTTGTATGTAGTTTCCATTATTTTTCTGAATGAACTATTTGACTTGGCCTCATTTAGGTTGCTGGGGGCTGGATTTTGGATGGTCAAAAACGCTGGATTGGTAATAGTACATTTGCAGACTTGCTCATCATTTTTGCAAGGAACCCTGCAACAAATCAGATAAATG belongs to Amaranthus tricolor cultivar Red isolate AtriRed21 chromosome 17, ASM2621246v1, whole genome shotgun sequence and includes:
- the LOC130804752 gene encoding acyl-coenzyme A oxidase 4, peroxisomal gives rise to the protein MTIQSSSPTTKDHLQKEPRSSYFNLPPLDVSVAFPQAKPASVFPPCVSDYYQFDELLNDEERAIRAKVRECMEKEVAPIMAEYWEKAEFPFQIIPKLGALHISGGTIKGYGCPGLSIIGSAIATAEVARVDASCSTFILVHSSLAMLTIALCGSEDQKQKYLPSLAQLKTVACWALTEPDNGSDASGLQTTATKVAGGWILDGQKRWIGNSTFADLLIIFARNPATNQINGYIVKKDAPGLTATKIQNKIGLRIVQNGDIILKKVFVPDEDRLPGVNSFQDTNKVLAVSRVMVAWQPIGISMGAYDMCHRYLKERKQFGAPLAAFQINQQKLVQMLGNVQAMFLIGWRLCKLYESGKMTPGQASLGKSWITSKARETVALGRELLGGNGILAEFLVAKAFCDLEPIYTYEGTYDINTLVTAREVTGIASIKAPARSRL